A region from the Vicia villosa cultivar HV-30 ecotype Madison, WI linkage group LG3, Vvil1.0, whole genome shotgun sequence genome encodes:
- the LOC131657965 gene encoding protein NETWORKED 4B-like: MDDSSYCDIGCDCDGASVAMIPNQKTLNIHLPSTSDVDASSVVSMKEDCESPMSSWASDPETDISSVTSCHVMPEEESLQDVDLEGNYENQFVRVENNDDGFSWEMDSRSYDELLKKFIEKEEVLRVSNLKLQLSEQEIMRLAIQVENREIQIDDACEKLELKEDELCEQKKLLGKQISKLKIQNLNSVNQLDNVRGELNLKKRVLVNVRKELELKEKELNEQKKLSEEEIFKLKNQIKESENQLDNVRTELELKEEELNEQKELSEEEILKLKKQVKESESRLDNVWDELNLKTEELQKQTVELDTYIPESVYKITNLMEQLEAAHKKLEISTDEIATLRKELGNKSYMTQKLQCEIKEEKKKIHSTLFDLQATYFCEKEKMNSDIASLSKQKKQLTSKLEDCESRNKELEQKVMRNEAENLKHLQEISNLRTKLGQRMNDVEAANKKSAKVMIEIDEANVKIDKLKAKISSRDDEISYMKKYTNKINTSQMELVADYSAKLKEKNKLKLKVEELEKEVTKQNGVILDLAKEKKEAIRQLCNSLEHYRSGYNERIRALNGL; encoded by the coding sequence ATGGATGATTCTAGCTATTGTGATATAGGTTGTGATTGTGATGGAGCCAGTGTAGCGATGATCCCAAACCAGAAGACTCTCAATATTCACTTGCCTTCCACCTCCGATGTTGATGCTAGCTCTGTGGTTTCTATGAAGGAGGATTGTGAATCACCTATGTCATCATGGGCTTCCGATCCCGAAACTGATATCTCATCTGTGACCAGTTGTCATGTAATGCCTGAGGAGGAGTCCCTTCAGGATGTTGACCTTGAAGGAAACTATGAAAACCAGTTCGTCAGGGTGGAAAACAATGATGATGGTTTTTCGTGGGAGATGGACAGTAGAAGTTACGACGAGTTGCTCAAAAAGTTCATTGAAAAGGAGGAAGTTCTAAGAGTTTCCAATTTAAAGCTTCAACTTTCAGAACAAGAGATTATGAGGTTGGCTATTCAAGTTGAGAATCGTGAGATTCAGATTGATGATGCGTGTGAAAAATTGGAGCTGAAAGAGGATGAGTTGTGTGAACAAAAGAAGCTTTTGGGAAAACAGATTTCCAAGTTGAAGATTCAAAATTTAAACAGTGTGAATCAGCTTGATAATGTGCGCggagaattgaatttgaaaaagcgCGTGCTTGTTAATGTGCGCAAAGAATTAGAGTTGAAAGAGAAGGAGTTGAATGAACAAAAGAAGCTTTCAGAAGAAGAGATTTTCAAGTTGAAGAATCAAATTAAAGAAAGTGAGAATCAGCTTGATAATGTGCGCACAGAATTAGAGTTGAAAGAAGAGGAGTTGAATGAGCAAAAGGAGCTTTCAGAAGAAGAGATTCTCAAATTGAAGAAGCAAGTTAAAGAAAGTGAGAGTCGGCTTGATAATGTGTGGGATGAATTGAATCTGAAAACGGAGGAGTTGCAAAAACAAACTGTTGAATTAGATACTTATATTCCAGAATCTGTCTACAAGATTACAAATTTGATGGAACAACTTGAAGCGGCTCATAAGAAACTCGAGATTTCAACCGACGAAATTGCAACTTTACGGAAGGAACTTGGTAATAAGTCATATATGACTCAGAAGTTGCAATGTGAGATTaaagaggaaaagaaaaagaTACATTCGACTCTGTTTGATTTGCAGGCCACGTATTTTTGCGAGAAAGAAAAGATGAATTCTGATATTGCAAGTTTgtcaaaacagaaaaaacaatTGACCTCTAAACTAGAGGATTGTGAGTCTAGAAACAAGGAATTAGAACAAAAAGTTATGCGAAATGAAGCTGAAAATTTGAAACATTTGCAAGAAATTAGTAATTTGAGGACAAAACTTGGTCAGAGAATGAATGATGTAGAAGCTGCTAATAAGAAATCAGCAAAAGTAATGATTGAAATAGATGAAGCCAATGTCAAGATTGATAAGCTTAAGGCTAAGATATCTTCCCGCGACGATGAAATATCATATATGAAGAAATATACTAACAAGATAAACACGTCACAAATGGAGCTGGTGGCGGACTATAGTgctaaattgaaagaaaaaaataagttgaaaTTGAAAGTGGAGGAACTTGAAAAAGAGGTGACTAAACAGAATGGGGTGATTTTGGATCTGGCTAAGGAGAAGAAGGAGGCAATTAGACAACTGTGTAATTCACTTGAGCACTATAGGAGTGGATATAATGAACGTATCCGAGCATTGAATGGTTTATAA